One Ciconia boyciana chromosome 20, ASM3463844v1, whole genome shotgun sequence DNA window includes the following coding sequences:
- the BSX gene encoding brain-specific homeobox protein homolog — protein MNLNFTSPVHPVSAPRPTSFFIEDILLHKPKPLREVPPEHFPGSLASRVPLLDYGYPLMPTPTLLAPHPHPALHKPEHHHHPYFLTTSGMPVPALFQHHAHAELPGKHCRRRKARTVFSDSQLSGLEKRFEIQRYLSTPERVELATALSLSETQVKTWFQNRRMKHKKQLRKTQEDPKHPGGEESREQSSPEPELPEAAGPEPRKGPPGPFLLPDPEDEVDILEEGDLCAGPHRL, from the exons ATGAACCTCAACTTCACCTCGCCCGTGCACCCCGTCTCCGCGCCCAGGCCCACCTCCTTCTTCATCGAGGATATCCTGCTGCACAAGCCCAAGCCCTTGCGGGAGGTGCCCCCCGAGCACTTCCCCGGCTCCTTGGCCTCCCGCGTCCCCCTCTTGGACTATGGGTACCCCCTGATGCCAACCCCGACCCTCCTGGCGCCTCACCCGCACCCTGCCCTGCACAAGCCGGAGCATCACCACCACCCCTACTTTCTCACCACCTCGG GAATGCCGGTGCCAGCCCTCTTCCAGCACCACGCTCACGCCGAGCTGCCCGGGAAGCACTGCCGCCGCCGCAAAGCCCGCACCGTTTTCTCCGACTCGCAGCTCTCCGGCCTGGAGAAGAGGTTTGAGATCCAGCGGTACCTCTCCACGCCCGAGCGGGTGGAGCTGGCCACGGCCCTCAGCCTCTCCGAGACCCAG GTGAAAACCTGGTTCCAGAACCGGCGGATGAAGCACAAAAAGCAGCTGCGGAAAACCCAGGAGGACCCCAAGCACCCGGGCGGGGAGGAGAGCCGGGAGCAGAGCTCCCCCGAGCCCGAGCTGCCCGAGGCGGCCGGCCCCGAGCCCCGCaagggcccccccggccccttccTGCTCCCGGACCCCGAGGACGAGGTGGACATCCTGGAGGAGGGGGACCTCTGCGCCGGCCCCCACCGCCTCTAG